Within the Plesiomonas shigelloides genome, the region TCAATGGTACGGAGTATGCGTGTCAGGTGAGCGAGCAAACCGCAGTAAGCAGTACAAGCAATAAAGTAGAGGCAACTCCTGCGAGTAACACGCAAGTCGAAAGTACGCCCAGCGCGAGTTCACCAAGCAAAAGCGCCAGCGAACCGGTGAAAAGTGTACCGGTAACAGAAAGCAGTGCGCCGAAAGTGCCAAAAGCACAAGCAGAGCAAAGTACAAAGCCATAATTATTTGGATACGCTCATGTAAAACGGCAGCCTTAGGGCTGCCGTTTTGTTTTTGGCGTTGTTGCAAACGGAGGGCGACAACTATGTTCAAAAATACCGATTTTGAAAAATACCGTTCTAGAAAAAGGTCAATGGTGATGACTCACGAAATTACCCGCGAAAATATTGCCATGCATCTTGCCAATTCATCCCCGTACCGGGAGCGTAGTGCAACTCTCCTTGTCCGCACCACCCACTGTTTGGCCACGGACGACATTGATACAAGCGGCCATTGCGGCGAACCACATCACCGGCTTGATACGGCGTGCCAGTTTGATACTCCGGATAATCTGATGGCTGGGTGCTGGATTGCTCATCGGGGTTGATCCCGTTGCGACCGGTAACGCTGACAGTATAGTTTTGTGCACCAAGTCCGTTATTAGCCTGAATTTGCAGGCGATAAGTGCCCGGATTATTAACGACCAAGGTCATCGGTGTCCGCTGTCGGGTTGCTTGCGCTTGGGCGCTGGCAACGCGGTTACCGTCGCGGTTATAGAGCTCGGCATTGACCAGATAGGTAGCTGCGGCCGCTACCTCAAATTGGATCAGTGCTTGCTGATTACGTAGTGGGTAGTCTCGTTGTAAGCGAGAAATACGGATGGTGCGCGGGTAGCCATCTTGGTTTTGCTGCCACTGCCCGTTTTGATTGTTGGTACCGTTATTGCCTTCCCACTGGCCATTATTTTGCGACGGACTGTTCTCCCACGGACTGTTCTCCCACGAGCCATTTTGATCCCATTGCCCGTTATCGCCATGCCATTGGCCGTCATCATAGCCGGGGTTTGTCAGGATTTGATTCACATCCAAACACTCTTTCAGCGAGTTCTGGCTAGCGCACAGTAACTGACGGGCTATCTCAGCCGCTTGTCGGCTGCGCTCTTGCTCTGTCGCGGCATGAGAGATTGGGGCAACACTGATGGCGATGATTAAGCTAGCAAGTGAAATGGGCAGGGATACTCGGGGTGCGGCACGGTGCATAGCAATAATTCCTGTTTGAGGCGTGGCAGGTAAGATAAAAGGTACCGAGCAGAAAAATCGCCACGCGTAACAAAACACAATGTCCGCAGTATACGTGAAGGGCGAGAGTGGCCGGAGTAGGCTTGCGCGCGAGCGGCGGATTTACATGCCATTAAGATAACGGCTTGTGAGGCAGATTCCGGATTGGCGGATGCTAAACCGCTAGCAGGAATAAGGGGGATGTGTGACACAGAAAAGGAATAGATAAAAGGGATAGGGAAGGTCTGCATTACCTACCGACATAAAAAAATCCGCCGTAGCGGATTTTTCAGAACTTGATAGAGATAAGCTCAATAGAGACAAGCTTGGTAGAAAACAGCGTGATAGGAACAAACGTTAACGTTATAGAAACCAAAGTGAACCTATTCGCGCTGCCTTATCCGTTGCTTGTTACTCGTTAACTTCCAGCTCGTTCATCGCAGCGATGTTGAAACCGCCGTCAACGTGCAGGATCTCACCGGAGATACCGGCAGCCAGATCAGAGCACAGGAATGCGGCGGAGTTACCCACATCTTCGATGGTCACAGTACGGCGAATTGGGGTGACAGATTCGCAGTGAGACAGCATCTTCTTGAAGTTTTTGATACCTGCAGCGGCCAGAGTACGGATAGGGCCAGCAGAGATACCGTTAACACGCACGCCTTCAGCGCCCATAGCATTCGCCATGTAACGCACGTTAGCTTCCAGAGAGGCTTTCGCCAGACCCATCACGTTGTAGTTAGGGATAGCGCGCTCAGCACCCAAGTAAGACAGCGTGACCAGTGCAGAGCCTGGGTTCAGCATCTTACGGCAAGATTTCGCCATCGCGGCAAAGCTGTAGGAGCTGATGTCGTGAGCGATGCGGAAACCGTCACGGGTTACAGCGTCAACATAGTCGCCGTCCAGCTGATCGCCCGGTGCGTAAGCGATGGAGTGAACAAAACCGTCGAAGTTTGGCCATACGTTGGCCAGTTCAGCGAACATGGCATCGATGCTGGCATCTTCTGCAACGTCACATGGCAGCACGATGGAAGAGCCGCACTCGGCTGCAATCGCGTCAACGCGAGACTTCAGTTTTTCATTCTGGTAGGTGAAGGCCAGTTCCGCGCCCTGACGATGCATAGCGGCAGCAATGCCGTAAGCGATAGAACGGTTGCTGGCTACGCCTGCGATTAAAATACGTTTACCGGTCAGAAAACCCATCACAAGAGATCCTTGTTGTCTACAAAACTGATATCAATACGGCTTTGTACGAAAGAATGAATTCAGTGATTCTACCATGTTCCACGCTGTGGTCGACATGTCTACCTGCTCATCCGAGCAGTCCGGCGGCGCAGCGAGGGGAAAAAGTGGCTAGATTTAACGGTGATTGAGCGTCAAATGAGCAGGAATTGGCGGGTAATGTGTGCGTAGTCTCTGCTTTAGCAGAGACTACGCACAGGTAAAGCGAGGCGTTAAATTTCGACCGGTCGTTCCCACGCGGCTGGGGTCAGCACCTCACCAAAATGACTTTCAATCATTCGGCGTGTCAGGTCGTGTTGTGGATCGCAAAATACCGTTTTCGTATCGCCACGCTCCACCACATGCCCTTGCTGCATGACCAGCACCTTATCGCTGATGTGTTTGACCACACCCATGTGCTGGCTTACATAAATATACGAAATCCCTAGATTTTCTTGTAGCTCCAGCATCAGATTCAGGATTTGCGAGCGCATGGACATATCCAGCTGGGTCAGCGCCTCATCCGCCACAATGATTTTGGGCTCCAGAATCAAACTGCGCGCCAGCGAGACACGCTGTTTTTGGCCGGT harbors:
- the fabI gene encoding enoyl-ACP reductase FabI, with amino-acid sequence MGFLTGKRILIAGVASNRSIAYGIAAAMHRQGAELAFTYQNEKLKSRVDAIAAECGSSIVLPCDVAEDASIDAMFAELANVWPNFDGFVHSIAYAPGDQLDGDYVDAVTRDGFRIAHDISSYSFAAMAKSCRKMLNPGSALVTLSYLGAERAIPNYNVMGLAKASLEANVRYMANAMGAEGVRVNGISAGPIRTLAAAGIKNFKKMLSHCESVTPIRRTVTIEDVGNSAAFLCSDLAAGISGEILHVDGGFNIAAMNELEVNE